The genomic interval GATTGATCTTGGAGGGCGGGCATTCCTGCCTGCCCTAAGGGCGGACAAGAATGTCCGCCCTCCAAGTGCGCAAGTGGGGGGTCTCTTGCCGGTCCGGCTCAGCCTCTACGCGCTCGACGGGCGGGAAGTGCTCCGCCTCCACGACGGGCCGCTATCCCCCGGCACCCATCAGTTCAGATTCTCCACTTCGATCAGAATGCCATCGGGAGTCTATTTCCTCCGCCTTCAGGCCGGAACCCATTCCCGCACCGTCAAAGCCGTTCTAATGCGCTAATCTTGGAGGGCGGAAATCATCCCGCCCCCCAACCCATCCAACATACCCGAAGCGTTCATTACTTTCGTCTATCGTTGATCGTTCGGCGCAGTTTCTTGAAACGGTCCAGTTCCCGCTTCTCTTCACGTTCCTTTAAGACTTGACGCTTGTCATACTTCCTCTTGCCGGTCGCAAGCGCAAGTTCAACCTTGGCCCATCCCCCTTTGAAATAGACCGCCGTCGGAATGATTGTCATTCCTTTTTCGATGACCTTTAACCCGATCTTACGGATTTCGTTCGCCTTGAGCAGCACTTTGCGTTCGGCACGTTCCCTGTGCCCGCCATTGCGGGAATTCTCGTAGAGCGGGATATGCAGCGACACCAGAACAACTTCCCCATTGCGGACGACCGCGTGCGCATCCTCGAATCCGACGCGTCCCAGCCGGAGCGACTTCACTTCGCTCCCGGTGAGCACTAGCCCGGCTTCGAACCGCTGCAGGAGGTGATATTTGAAGTCCGCCTTACGGTTGCGTCCCACGATCTGGACGCGCTCCCGGTCGGTAGTTGGTTGTCGGTTGTCGGTGGTCAATTGGAATCCGTCATAGCGAGCTGACAGTTGGTCGGCACAGCGTCAATTTGCGGTAGATAGCAGGCATTGGGCCAATAGTCCAGGTCTTGCTGCAAACGCGTGTATGCATCACCGGGCGTTTCGTAATTCGTTTACGATTATCTAACCTTTGGCGGTGCTAAGCAAGTAAGCCTCGATGAACCGATCGATGTCGCCGTCGAGAACGCCGTCGGTGTCGGAGGTCTCGACATCGGTGCGCAAATCCTTCACCATCCGGTAAGGATGCAGCACATATGACCGAATCTGAGATCCCCAGGCGATCTCACGCTTCTGAGCCTCCATCGCATCGCGCTTCTTCAGTTCCTCGTCGCGCTGCTTCTGCAGCAGCCGCGCCAGAAGATATTTCATAGCCATATCGCGATTGCGATGTTGGGAGCGTTCCGCCTGACAGGTTGCTACAATTCCGGTCGGAAGGTGCGTGATCCGCACTGCCGAATCGGTCTTGTTGATGTGTTGACCTCCGGCACCCGAAGCGCGAAAGGTGTCGATCCGCAGATCCGCCGGGTTCACGGCGATGTCGGGATCGCCCTCATCGACTTCGGGATAGACGAAGACGGAGGCAAAAC from Calditrichota bacterium carries:
- a CDS encoding T9SS type A sorting domain-containing protein, whose protein sequence is MDLGGRAFLPALRADKNVRPPSAQVGGLLPVRLSLYALDGREVLRLHDGPLSPGTHQFRFSTSIRMPSGVYFLRLQAGTHSRTVKAVLMR
- the smpB gene encoding SsrA-binding protein SmpB — protein: MTTDNRQPTTDRERVQIVGRNRKADFKYHLLQRFEAGLVLTGSEVKSLRLGRVGFEDAHAVVRNGEVVLVSLHIPLYENSRNGGHRERAERKVLLKANEIRKIGLKVIEKGMTIIPTAVYFKGGWAKVELALATGKRKYDKRQVLKEREEKRELDRFKKLRRTINDRRK